In Bacillota bacterium, the genomic window ATCGGGTACCACCTCTTTGTCGATAAGGCTGGCCTCATCTACGCCGGCCGCAGCCTCGACAGTCAGGGGGCGCACTGCAAGGATCACAACCACGAGTCGGTGGGCGTTTGCGCGGAGGGCGACTTCAGCAAGGAGCAGATGCCCGCCCGCCAGGAGCACGCCCTAGTCACCGTCGCCGCGTGGCTACTCGAACGCTACCCGGGCGCGAAGCTGGCCGCCCACCGCGACCTCAACGCGACGAGCTGCCCGGGAGACCACTATCCCCTGAGCCGGATCATCGATGCTGCTTTGGGCAGGCTCACGCCGATCTGCGGGCCACCGCAGGTAACGGTGGAGCAGGCCCGGGCGTACCTGGCTCGCGAGTGCCCGGGCTGGGAAGACATGGCCGACGGGTACTGGTTGCTGTGGCCGCTGTACCCCGTCCGGCCCGAAGTGGCGCTCTCGCTCAGCCTGCACGAAACCGGCAAGTTCCGCTTCAGCGGCGACGTCCGGCCCGACCAGAACAACTTCGGTGGTCTGGGTGCCACAGGCGGCGGGGGCCGCGGGGCATCGTTCCCCGACCGCCAGACCGGGCGCGAGGCCGTGGTGCAGCACCTGTACCTCTACGCGGTCGGCGGCGACCTGCCGTCGGGTAGGCCGCTCCTCGACCCCCGTTGGGAGGCGGCTAAGGCCAACGCCGGCTGCTGCCCGTACCTGGAGCAACTGGCCGGCCGATGGGCCTGGCCGGGGTACGACCGCAGCAGGTTCGCCAGCCTGGAAGAGGCGTACCGTGCCGGGGCCACCTATGGCCAGGTCATCCGCGACCGCTACCTGGCGGTGTTGATGGCCGAGCCCGTGCCGAAGCCTCCGCAGCCCGAACCGGCCGAGGAGGCGATACCGCTGGTGGAGTACAAGCGGGTGGTGGACGAACTCGAAGTCGCCCGCGAGAAACTGGCCCGGATACGGGAGATCGTGGCGTGACGGCACCTATTCCACATGGAATGGGGGTGGGCAGCATGGGGAAATCTTCGGGCTTATCGTGGTCGCCCTGGTGGCCCTGGCGCCCCTGCTGTTCGCTCTTTGGCTGCGGGGGAGATACCGTTAGCCCAGGCAATGCTACCGTCTTTTGCGCCAGGACGGCTTGCAAATCTGCTGCTAATCCAACTGGTGGATACCCACCTTGACAACCGCATACGTGGCTGTATAGCATGGGGGCAGAATCCGCACTATACCTGCATTCGGCCATTCAGGGTGACGGAGGGAGGCGGTCCGGCTGTGGTTCGGGACCACGAGGTCGCCGGTTCAAGTCCGGCCGCTCCGACCAGATTTT contains:
- a CDS encoding N-acetylmuramoyl-L-alanine amidase, with product MPAPNVTDRGLRFKEPPPPRQKTDYIVLHHAAASRCTVEDVHRWHLNRDWLGIGYHLFVDKAGLIYAGRSLDSQGAHCKDHNHESVGVCAEGDFSKEQMPARQEHALVTVAAWLLERYPGAKLAAHRDLNATSCPGDHYPLSRIIDAALGRLTPICGPPQVTVEQARAYLARECPGWEDMADGYWLLWPLYPVRPEVALSLSLHETGKFRFSGDVRPDQNNFGGLGATGGGGRGASFPDRQTGREAVVQHLYLYAVGGDLPSGRPLLDPRWEAAKANAGCCPYLEQLAGRWAWPGYDRSRFASLEEAYRAGATYGQVIRDRYLAVLMAEPVPKPPQPEPAEEAIPLVEYKRVVDELEVAREKLARIREIVA